The Bacteroides ovatus genomic interval GCGTACAATGGGAGGAAACAAGACAAATAGCCAGCCTGGTAAAAGGCAGACGATACATACCGGGAAAAATTTGCTATCAGACCAGTGCACTTCGTAATGAACCGTGTGGACAATGTGCTTTCAAGAAAGCTATCGAACAGGGCAAAATTATCCGGCATACCATCAGAGTAGACGATGTCGATTTTGAAGTGACCGCAACACCTGTATTCGGCGATGAAAAGGAAACTGAAATTATTGGAGGATTACTTCGTTTTGAAAACATCACTGAAAAATTAAAGATGGACAAAATGCTGCAGGAAGCAAAGGAAAAAGCCGAAGAATCCAATCGGCTCAAATCTGCCTTCCTCGCTAATATGAGCCATGAAATACGAACCCCGCTAAATGCGATCGTAGGATTCTCCGAAATGATTTGCCAAACGGAGGAAGAGGAAGAGAGAAAAGAATTTGTAAAAATCATCTCCAGCAACAATATCTTATTATTGCAACTGATAGACGACATCCTCGATCTTTCTAAAATTGAAGCCGGTACTATGGAATTCACATTTGCACAGACTGATATCAATGAATTGATGGAAGGTATTTGCAGACAAATGCAAGAAAAGAATTCTTCCCCAGACGTTCAAATCTTATTCACAGAGAAAGCAGATCAATGCATGATGTATACCGACCGCATACGTCTATCACAGGTTATCATCAACTTTACAAATAATGCTTTGAAATTCACCCCTAAAGGTTCTATCGAAATGGGATACCGGATTGAAGAAGCCAAAGATGAAATATACTTTTATGTAAAAGATACAGGTATCGGAATTCCTGCTGACAAGATAGATAAAGTGTTTGAACGCTTCGTCAAACTGAACTCCTTTATTAAAGGGACAGGACTCGGACTAGCCATCTGCCGTGTCATAGTAGAAAGACTGGGCGGGGTTATCGGAGTGGAATCTAAAGAAGGAGAAGGCTCTCGCTTCTGGTTCAGAATTCCAAGGTCAGAGAAAATCGAGAAATAATAAAAAGAAAAGAGGATATGGTGAAAAGTATGTTCCAATATCCTCTTTATCCTATATTCTTAATGTAAGAGTATGCTTAAAGTGCAGTCTCTAATATCCTGCGGGCAACAGCACCCGTTACATTTCCATTCTCTCCATATTTAGCACCACGTTCATTGAATCGGCGTTCGATTTCCAGAATAGTATCCTGTCCGATGTTCTCTTCATGCAAACGTGTAGTCAGCCCAAGTGAACGGAAGAACTCTTCGGTATGACAAATCGCTTCATCAATCCGTTCTTCTCGCGTACCGGAAGTAATTCCCCAGACTCTTTCACCATACTGCAAAAGTTTATCTCCTTTTTCTTCATGAAGCACCTGTAAAGTGGCAGGAAGAACAATGGCTAACGTATGACCATGTGTCAATCCGTGCAAAGCAGTAATTTCATGGCCAATCATGTGAGTTGCCCAGTCTTGCGACACTCCCATAGCAATAAATCCATTCAATGCCATTGTAGCCGAAAGCATAAAATCAGCCATCAGTTGATAATCATGCTGGTTTTCACGGATTTTCGGAGCTATTTCTACCAAAGTTTGTAAAATGCCCTCCGCCCAACGATCCATAATGCGGCTCTGTCCGGGAGTAGTCATATATTGCTCCATCACATGAACAAAGGTATCAGCCAAACCACAGGCCACCTGATGAGGAGGCAAGGTAAAGGTTACTTCCGGGTCAAGAATAGAGAAGATTGGATAGTTGGCATAAAAAGGATATTTCTCTTTTGTTTCACGACGGGAAATAACTGCCCCGTTATTCATCTCCGAACCGGTAGCGGGCAAAGTCAATACAGTGGCAAGAGGTACAGTATGAGTGACTGGACGTCCGGCAAGTACTAAATCCCAGGCATCACCATCATACAGGATTCCTGCGGAAATCAATTTCGTACCGTCAATAACGGAACCGCCACCAACAGCCAGCAGATAATCTACTTTCTCTTCTTTTCCCAAAGCAATAGCTTTACGGAGAGTTTCAATGGCAGGATTGGGTTCGATTCCCCAGAATTCTACTGTAAAATGATTCTTCAATGCTTCCTTTACCTGATCGTACACTCCGTTTTTCTTCACGCTTCCACCGCCAAAAGTAATCATAATACGCTTGTCGGACGGTATTTCTTTAGCCAGCCGGGCAATCATCCCTTTTCCCATTATCAGTTTCACGGGATTTTGAAAAATAAAATTTTCCATATCTTAGTCTATTGTTATTATTTTGGTTATTAGTCACTATCCTTGCAAAGATACATGATTTATCCGAACCCTGTCAGAATCAAGCAAAGAATTGTTGTGCCACGGAAGGAACCATAGCCGACAACCAAGGTTTCATATCCTCTGCTACCAATAACCAATACAATAATAATATAATGAAAATGGCAATAGCAATACCTACTAAAACTTTTCTCTGTTTCATAATTGTTTTTGTTTAA includes:
- a CDS encoding sensor histidine kinase, coding for MANNILLNYWINEAHWGYNYLLVIILLLIISILLYRIRKLQKTIKKTNHSYRFSFDILDNLPFPIFVKDITNDFRYYYWNKESAAQSGISSEEAIGHTDYEIYGEERGEKYRHIDKELIQEGKVYRKEEKYTTPDGITHDTIAVKSIISWEGEKKWLLATRWDITQLKNYERELVAAKEELEKALKKQKLALKSIDFGLIYIDKNYRVQWEETRQIASLVKGRRYIPGKICYQTSALRNEPCGQCAFKKAIEQGKIIRHTIRVDDVDFEVTATPVFGDEKETEIIGGLLRFENITEKLKMDKMLQEAKEKAEESNRLKSAFLANMSHEIRTPLNAIVGFSEMICQTEEEEERKEFVKIISSNNILLLQLIDDILDLSKIEAGTMEFTFAQTDINELMEGICRQMQEKNSSPDVQILFTEKADQCMMYTDRIRLSQVIINFTNNALKFTPKGSIEMGYRIEEAKDEIYFYVKDTGIGIPADKIDKVFERFVKLNSFIKGTGLGLAICRVIVERLGGVIGVESKEGEGSRFWFRIPRSEKIEK
- a CDS encoding iron-containing alcohol dehydrogenase → MENFIFQNPVKLIMGKGMIARLAKEIPSDKRIMITFGGGSVKKNGVYDQVKEALKNHFTVEFWGIEPNPAIETLRKAIALGKEEKVDYLLAVGGGSVIDGTKLISAGILYDGDAWDLVLAGRPVTHTVPLATVLTLPATGSEMNNGAVISRRETKEKYPFYANYPIFSILDPEVTFTLPPHQVACGLADTFVHVMEQYMTTPGQSRIMDRWAEGILQTLVEIAPKIRENQHDYQLMADFMLSATMALNGFIAMGVSQDWATHMIGHEITALHGLTHGHTLAIVLPATLQVLHEEKGDKLLQYGERVWGITSGTREERIDEAICHTEEFFRSLGLTTRLHEENIGQDTILEIERRFNERGAKYGENGNVTGAVARRILETAL